Proteins encoded in a region of the Populus alba chromosome 13, ASM523922v2, whole genome shotgun sequence genome:
- the LOC118028206 gene encoding UPF0481 protein At3g47200-like, producing the protein MDQLPITNQVPAGRTWLESIKIELDHLNPLSNWSIWRVPNNLLAVNKDAYSPHIISIGPLHHGEQNVLAMEVHKRHYMLSLLQRTPDRDKSLDECGKAILRFDKHIRACYAEPIDKYKENDLAKMLLVDGCFILELFLRFSMADLRLQDDPVFNTSWMVLTLRRDLALLENQIPFFALEWLFKLTVKPSAIGQSLPTLPELAFDFFKSSLYINRETLTVSRRIVPHSLGLIHNCYLPSSSRPNPRGRGGWQFIHCSSVLLQAGIKFERDTTSSLFDLKFENGVFKIPPLRIHDSTVSLFQNLIAYEQRFHGSQQYITSYFLLMDRLIDTPSDVELLVQRQIIENDFGGWDDVSAFFNSICKQIVLQDFYYAGLCERVNAYYNTQWYRYKADFRRDHCKNPWAIISLVAGFVLLSLAALQTVYSVLAYYQ; encoded by the coding sequence ATGGATCAACTTCCCATCACAAATCAAGTTCCGGCCGGGAGAACATGGCTAGAATCCATCAAAATAGAGCTTGATCATTTGAATCCACTATCAAATTGGAGTATTTGGAGGGTTCCAAACAACCTTCTGGCTGTGAATAAAGATGCATACAGTCCTCACATCATCTCTATCGGACCTCTTCACCATGGAGAGCAGAACGTGCTAGCTATGGAGGTTCACAAACGGCACTACATGCTGTCTCTCCTTCAACGGACACCGGATCGTGATAAGAGTCTAGATGAATGTGGCAAAGCCATCCTACGTTTTGACAAGCACATCCGAGCTTGCTATGCCGAACCAATTgacaaatacaaagaaaatgatCTTGCCAAGATGTTGTTGGTTGATGGTTGCTTTATACTGGAACTTTTCTTGAGGTTCTCTATGGCTGATCTGCGATTGCAAGATGATCCTGTTTTCAATACTTCTTGGATGGTTTTAACTCTTCGCCGCGACTTGGCACTGCTAGAGAATCAGATTCCATTCTTTGCTCTTGAATGGCTGTTCAAGCTTACAGTAAAACCTAGTGCCATTGGTCAATCTCTTCCTACCCTGCCTGAGCTagcttttgatttctttaaaTCATCTCTGTATATCAATAGAGAAACTTTAACTGTCAGCCGGAGAATAGTCCCCCATTCGCTTGGCCTCATACACAACTGCTACCTGCCCTCTTCTTCAAGACCAAATCCAAGAGGCAGGGGAGGATGGCAATTCATACACTGTTCATCTGTACTCCTTCAGGCTGGAATCAAGTTTGAAAGGGACACAACGAGCAGTCTGTTTGACTTGAAGTTTGAAAACGGTGTTTTCAAGATCCCACCATTACGCATCCATGATTCAACTGTTTCACTCTTCCAGAACCTCATTGCTTATGAGCAAAGATTCCATGGAAGTCAACAGTACATTACGTCTTACTTCTTGCTCATGGATCGTCTCATTGACACACCAAGTGATGTTGAATTGCTTGTGCAAAGACAGATTATTGAGAATGATTTTGGTGGCTGGGACGATGTTTCAGCTTTTTTTAACAGTATCTGCAAGCAGATTGTTTTGCAGGACTTTTACTATGCTGGGTTATGTGAGCGTGTGAATGCATACTATAACACACAGTGGTATAGATACAAAGCAGACTTCAGAAGAGACCATTGCAAGAATCCATGGGCAATTATATCACTAGTTGCTGGCTTTGTGCTTCTAAGTCTTGCTGCATTACAAACTGTATATTCAGTACTAGCTTATTACCAATGA
- the LOC118028199 gene encoding UPF0481 protein At3g47200-like yields the protein MANPVAAEDGPSREYPWLDEIMIKIDNLSPVSKWSICKVPNSLRTVNDDAYNPHIISIGPLHKGEQKLQSMEVHKLHYMRSLLQRTQYLHETLKSSAETITGFEEMLRACYEEPIEMRSSALAEILLVDGCFMLELFIRYLKVDLRVQDDPLFHSSWTILTLQRDLALLENQIPFFVLERLYSQVVESSTIGQSLPGLPELALGFFKSVLRINDENFRIIRRRPYPHLLDLIHNCYLPPALSGRSNIGEWVSTQRATSLDEAGIVFRKGTTRNLFDLTFTNGALEIPPLLIHDSTVPLFHNLIAYEQLSRRSAQYITSYFALMSRLVYDWRDAELLESKGIIENDTSGWKDVSVLFNDMCKQVAVQDFCYAELCQDLNLSFRARRALYKVTLRKTCFRSPWTIVSVMAACFLLSLGVIQTVYTVLSYYPKH from the coding sequence ATGGCTAATCCAGTTGCAGCTGAGGATGGTCCAAGCCGCGAATATCCATGGCTGGATGAAATCATGATAAAGATTGACAATTTGTCTCCGGTATCAAAATGGAGCATTTGCAAGGTTCCAAATAGCCTTCGGACTGTGAATGATGATGCCTACAATCCTCACATCATCTCAATCGGACCTCTTCACAAAGGAGAGCAGAAATTGCAATCCATGGAGGTTCACAAATTGCATTATATGCGATCCCTCCTACAACGAACACAATATTTACATGAGACTCTCAAATCTTCTGCTGAGACCATCACAGGATTCGAGGAAATGCTTCGTGCTTGCTATGAAGAGCCAATCGAGATGAGATCAAGTGCGCTTGCTGAGATTTTGTTAGTCGATGGTTGCTTTATGCTTGAACTTTTTATAAGATACTTGAAAGTTGATCTTAGAGTGCAAGATGATCCCTTGTTTCACTCCTCGTGGACTATCTTAACTCTCCAGCGAGACCTTGCGTTGCTTGAGAATCAGATTCCATTCTTTGTTCTCGAAAGGCTGTACTCGCAAGTAGTGGAGTCTAGTACTATTGGTCAGTCATTGCCTGGCCTCCCTGAGCTCGCTCTTGGTTTCTTCAAATCAGTTCTGCGCATTAATGATGAGAATTTTAGGATCATTAGGAGGAGACCCTATCCCCATTTGCTTGATTTAATTCACAATTGCTACTTACCCCCAGCATTATCTGGAAGAAGCAATATTGGAGAATGGGTTTCAACGCAGCGGGCAACATCACTCGATGAGGCTGGAATTGTGTTTAGGAAAGGTACAACAAGAAATCTATTTGACTTGACGTTCACAAACGGTGCACTCGAAATCCCACCATTGCTCATCCATGATTCCACAGTCCCACTCTTCCATAATCTCATTGCTTACGAGCAACTTTCACGTCGCAGTGCACAATACATCACATCTTATTTCGCACTTATGTCCCGTCTTGTTTATGATTGGAGAGATGCTGAACTACTTGAGAGCAAAGGTATAATTGAAAACGATACGAGTGGTTGGAAAGATGTTTCAGTGCTCTTCAATGATATGTGCAAGCAGGTTGCTGTGCAAGATTTCTGTTATGCAGAACTATGTCAGGATTTGAACTTAAGCTTCAGGGCTCGGCGGGCTTTATACAAGGTGACCTTGAGAAAGACCTGTTTCAGAAGTCCATGGACAATTGTATCGGTCATGGCTGCctgctttcttctttctcttggtGTAATTCAAACGGTATACACAGTACTTTCGTATTATCCTAAACATTGA
- the LOC118028205 gene encoding UPF0481 protein At3g47200 has translation MDQVPAERIWLESIKIELAHLNPLSNWSIWRVPNNLLAVNKDAYSPHIISIGPLHHGEQNVLAMEVHKLHYMLSLLQRTPDPAKSLDECGKAILRFDKHIRACYAEPIDKYEEYDLAKMLLVDGCFILELFLRFSMADLRLQDDPVFNTSWMVLTLRRDLALLENQIPFFALEWLFKLTVKPSAIGQSLPTLPELAFDFFKSSLYINRGTLTVSRRIVPHLLGLIHNCYLPSSSRPNPRGRGGWQFIHCSSVLLQAGIEFERDTTSSLFDLKFENGVFKIPPLRIHDSTISLFQNLIAYEQRFHGSQQYITSYFLLMDRLIDTPSDVELLVQRRIIENDFGGWEDVSAFFNSICKQIVLQDFYYAGLCERVNAYYNKQWYRYKADFRRDHCKNPWAITSLVAGFVLLSLAALQTVYSVLAYYQ, from the coding sequence ATGGATCAAGTTCCGGCCGAGAGAATATGGCTAGAATCCATCAAAATAGAGCTTGCTCATTTGAATCCACTATCAAATTGGAGTATTTGGAGGGTTCCAAACAACCTTCTTGCTGTGAATAAAGATGCATACAGCCCTCACATCATCTCCATCGGACCTCTTCACCATGGAGAGCAGAACGTGCTAGCTATGGAGGTTCACAAATTGCACTACATGCTGTCTCTCCTTCAACGGACACCGGATCCTGCTAAGAGTCTAGATGAATGTGGCAAAGCCATCCTACGTTTTGACAAGCACATCCGAGCTTGCTATGCCGAACCAATTGACAAATACGAAGAATATGATCTTGCCAAGATGTTGTTGGTTGATGGTTGCTTTATACTCGAACTTTTCTTGAGGTTCTCCATGGCTGATCTGCGATTGCAAGATGATCCTGTTTTCAATACTTCTTGGATGGTTTTAACTCTTCGCCGCGACTTGGCACTGCTAGAGAATCAGATTCCATTCTTTGCTCTTGAATGGCTGTTCAAGCTTACAGTAAAACCTAGTGCCATTGGTCAATCACTGCCTACCCTGCCTGAGCTAGCTTTCGATTTCTTTAAATCATCTCTGTATATCAATAGAGGAACTTTAACTGTCAGCCGGAGAATAGTCCCCCATTTGCTTGGCCTAATACACAACTGCTACCTGCCCTCTTCTTCAAGACCAAATCCAAGAGGCAGGGGAGGATGGCAATTCATACACTGTTCATCGGTACTCCTTCAGGCTGGAATCGAGTTCGAAAGGGACACAACGAGCAGTCTATTTGACTTGAAGTTTGAAAACGGTGTTTTCAAGATCCCACCATTACGCATCCATGATTCAACAATTTCACTCTTCCAGAACCTCATTGCTTATGAGCAAAGATTCCATGGAAGTCAACAGTACATTACGTCTTACTTCTTGCTCATGGATCGTCTCATAGACACACCTAGTGATGTTGAATTGCTTGTGCAAAGACGGATTATTGAGAATGATTTTGGTGGCTGGGAAGATGTTTCAGCGTTTTTTAACAGTATCTGCAAGCAGATTGTTTTGCAGGACTTTTACTATGCTGGGTTGTGTGAGCGTGTGAATGCATACTACAACAAACAATGGTATAGATACAAAGCAGACTTCAGAAGAGACCATTGCAAGAATCCATGGGCAATTACATCACTAGTTGCTGGCTTTGTGCTTCTAAGTCTTGCTGCATTACAAACTGTATATTCAGTACTAGCTTATTACCAATGA